The following DNA comes from Podarcis raffonei isolate rPodRaf1 chromosome 10, rPodRaf1.pri, whole genome shotgun sequence.
ACAGATGTGTGGATGTACCCTTATTTCTACAACAGCAGGATGCTAAACTGGAGGGAGATATTATACCACTTGAAAATCTCATCTGAgggaatatccccccccccccattgcaagaAGAAAGTTGACTTctgttggctttttttaaaaaaaccaagggcATCACCTAAAATTCATTTCTACCCCTGCTTACAGAAGGGCTGCCTAGTTTTTCTTACCTCCTACATTCCACCTATTAGAGGAAAGTGTATGTTTACCTAAGGTTGTAGGCAGAACTGAGAAACAGGTTGTTTTGCAGAGCTTGAGGACCAGCCGTTATGCGTTTTCTGCTTGGCTATAACCTGAAATCTGCAACGCACCTGTGAAGGCCTCATTTGAATGTCTGCCATTCTCTCCCATACTCAATATTAAGACTCTTACTAAATGCAGAGATGGATGACATGAGCTTGTGATTCTCAGAAACTGGAGTCAGGGGCATGTTGCCTCCACCAAAGGAAATAGTAGCCATGgacagccttattctccatgaattttctACTTGTCTCTTAAAGCCAGGCAAGTTGGTGGTTATCAttacttcttgtgggagtgacTACCATAGGTAATGAAGCTCCATGTCAaaaagtactttattttatctgtcattaatcttccagcattcagcttcattggatgttgctgagggagaaaagtttttctctacTCACTTTATCCACAATAGGCACTATTTTATACACTTCAAATCtcttcttactcaccttttctctgaagTGAAACTCCCCAAACATTATAAACTTTCCTCATTGGGCAGTTTTCTATGCCCTTCATCATTTTGGTTGCAATGAAGGTGACttctaggaatgtaggaagctgtcttacaactagtcagaccattggttcatttatgacagtattgtctacaatgattgGCAGTGCTAAGCTTACAGACAGACTACCAGCGctaccttgagatgccagggattaaactgggcaccttttacatgcaaagcatgtaacTGAGTTGCTGCAACTGAGTTACAACCCTTCCCTATAGAAGACATGTAGACCTATTGACTCCCAGTTGTTTAACAACAGCAATGACAAGGCTCCTCTCCCACCATAAATCAAGGctgtcaaaatgagaaaaaacaaaaatggattgcTGTGTGAGAGAACTCTTGTACTGAGCACATGTGCAAAATAGGCTCATCATGTTACACCTGACTCGGTGGATCTTGGGGTTCAAGTAAGAAAAAAAACATATTAAATCCTGCACACTTAAAAGCCGGCCAACTCTGACCTAAGAGATGTAACAGTAAGGGCCAGAAGGAATGATCTTTTTTCAGTCACCTTAAAGCCTTAGGAATATCCAGTGggattttgtttattttctttaaatagtTTGCCACAGTGCTTTTGGAAGCCCCTTCCTATTCAATATAATTTGCAATGTGACATGTGGAACGTCTGTTAGAACATAGGCCCAAAGTCCACTCAGACTTGTGAAACTATGGCTgcttacacaccatacatttaaagcattgttTCTCCccagtgaatcctgggaactgtagtttgcccctcacagggatacaattcccaacatccttgaCAAACCagagttctcaggattctttctttttttggggtgggggtgtactTGAATTGTATGATGAATACACAGCCTAGGTATGCTGTTAAACCTCAGCCACAAGATATGCCCATGTTTTCTCTCCAGCTGggtgcacacatatacacacacataacgATTAGTTATTTCTTATTCCATCTCTACACCTTTTTTTTTTGAGAGGCTTCTTTTCCTTGCTCCTGTCTTTCTGTTCCAAAATGAGCTCTATTTATTATGAAGATGTGCTGATAGGCTTGTCTTTTACAACTTGCGATGACTCAGTGCTCTTCCTTTGTAAAGTACTCAGCTACGAATACAACATCTGCACCCATAGTAAAATAACCAGTTTGTCCTGtgtctaaacaaaaacaaagcacttcAGAGAGACCTGCCTCCAGCACATAAACAATTTTAATTGtcaatattttaagtgttgtactAACAAATCTTCTTAGCTCAGACTACTGAATGATAAGTGAACCAGAGAAAGCAGCAGCCTGGCTAAAAGTAGCCAAGTAGCATATTATGAAAACTACATGGGTTAATATTGTCAGAGGGCTACAGAATTAAACtgactgtattttaattaatgtaTAGATTTGAAGATGTTTCAATTACAAAAGTGTGGTAATGCATTAAACAACTTAATCACATTAAGCATTTtctaaaaattaaatatatattttcactTGTATATTCTCATTTCAAAGTTGGCAGAGATCAAATTCATTTATGAAACACAGATGAGAGAGCGAGATGTGTTTACCTTCTGCTTTAAAAAGTTTGATTTATTTCAGTAGGAAAGTAAAGCATGTGAATAGTagctcctattgaaatcaatctacacatatttatatttcaaataaCTGCCTCTGTCCATGGAGGCCTAGAAAACAGCCATCATGGGAGTAGTCATGTCCAGCTTCATTGGACATCCATACattctaatgttatgagagagggagaacaacTTCCCTCTAAAAACTTTCTCTGTGTCTTACAAAATTTTATAAACGCATGCCGCCTCTTATTaaccttttctcccttttttataataatttttattagttttcaattacaacaatccaataatagcctcattataacaacgccaaattaaaatataattaataataccaATCATTGAGATGCCAAATTGTACAATATCCGTTTTGAGGTGAAACTATGAATGAAAGCAAGTGCTGATCTTTATGCACCAAAaggacattaaaggtaaaggtaaaggtacccctgcccgtacgggccagtcttgacagactctggggttgtgcgcccatctcactcaagaggccgggggccagcgctgtccgcagacacttccgggtcacgtggccagcgtgacaagctgcatctggcgagccagcgcagcacacggaacgccgtttaccttcccgctggtaagcggtccctatttatctacttgcacccgggggtgctttcgaactgctaggttggcaggcgctgggactgagcagcgggagcgcaccccgccgcgaggattcgaaccgccgacctttcgatcggcaagccctaggcgctgaggttttacccacagcgccacccgtgtccattaCCCATGCCCAAAATACATATATCAGCATGCTCAaatgtaaatataataataataataataataataataataataataataataataatgtttaaggGGCCAAAAAGTGGCCATAGAATGCTGAGTGCATGTTGTTTAGGGCAGGGAAGATGACTGCAGCATCCTTGAGGAAGTTATGGTAGACTGACTGGGACCTTGAACATGAACATTCCACACTGTAATAACAAAAAGGCAGGATTCTTTATTTTTTCAACTTCACTTTATTTTCAAAAACACATATAGCGCAACTGTAATTACTGCCCATGTACATTTCTATGCAACTGAATGTTAATTAAGTTAAGTTATGAGGCAGTCGTCTAGATAAAAAAGACCTGTTAAATGATCTGTCAGTTaccataaatattttaatttaaacatCTCTCTTTAATCTGGAGACATATAGTGATAGAGCTTAAGAAGTTATTTTGTACATGTTACTATAGGAGAATACAGACAACAATAAATGATTATTAGCTGAGAGGTTTCAGCCTCTGGCCCTGAACAAACTAAAGTTATTTGCACTTAATTCCCATTAGCATTAACGAGGCATGTTAGTCATGCTGAAGTCAAGATCTGTTGATTCCAATGGGATTTCAGCCCAGCTAACTTCTATTGGATTGGGGCCTGTGTCTCACCTAACTTGGTACATTGCCACCATCACAACAGTTGAGGATCCTCTGTCACTTTATGAGAACAGATCGTTCATGAAAAGCCTAACACactaatttattttttacagaattAAGTTGCAGAATAAATCTCCCCTGTCCCATTCCTGAAAAACTCATTCCCTTGACCCAAAACTCTGTGATGTACATATGACCTCTTGGAATACACCAGAGTTGTTGGACAAGGATGATCATGTAGAAGTGAGTCCCAGACAAAGTTTACTTTCACATTGTGTGTTAGAAGGGCAGAGTCTAGCGACTTAATCACCACTCAGGCATACTGAAATCAGAATGCAAAGTTACATGCCAAGTCTGCAACCTTAAGCTTTGGGAGTAAGCCCTGGTAAATTCACTGTTGCATGGCCTATTCAGATAGATGTTTGGTGATAGCTCGATATCACCATGAAAGCATGGGTTACCCATGTTCCTTTTGATCACTGTTCCCAGTTTTCCAGGTTTTGCACAAAGGAAGAATTACACATCTCTTGGTTGCAGGGGATGAGGAAGAACAAGTTCTTCATTCCTCCTCTGTTGCTACTTTCATGAAAAGTACAAAGCTACCTTAGGTATTACCGGATTCCAAACAATGTATTGAGAGACAATGGCTGTGAAGTAGATGCAGATACCCTTCTGCCTACTTTTTTTTTAGTCTTGTCTCACACTCTTCCCAGAGGAGCACACCTTGGCAATATCTGGTTGCAGGTTAGGTTGTTTATTTGCATAACTCTAGTGTGGCTGCTCCCTATTCCACAAGTAATGAACAAATACAAAGACTAGGCTTCCACaaccttagccctccagatgtttttggcctacaatacccatcatccctgatcactggtcctgggagttgtaggccaaaaacatctggagggctgaggttgaggaagactgACAAAGATTCACAAGAAAGGTAGAGAAGGGATGACAATGTTAAATTGGTTGACCCAACCAACAAGAACATTTTAACACAtgccagaacaacaacaaaaaagtatatgtagggagggaagagaaacatCATGGAAGAAGGTGGGAATCAGCTTTTACattaaatttgaattaatttgatgttaatttgttattttttttgaaaagcaataaaaagtaaTTGGCAAAAAAATGAGATGTATAAAAGTCTGTATGTGAAAGTTTGTCCTATTTCTTttagtggggatggggaacttgtggccctccagacattttgactCAAAATACAAATTATGCTCAACTGTCAGGGATGGTGGTAGCTGTACACTACATTtccagagccacaggttccctgtccctcaTTGCAGTATGCACTGAAGGAAGTCCCAATGTGTATCACCCTACACCTCCCCAAATCAAGAACGTATTGACTctaaaaattgcaaagaagtgtGCATGGGGAGTAAAAATCAGCCCTTAAGTGTAGGTGAAATTCACTCAGTCAAAGAAGTCTACAGTTAATTATCACAATGTGAGGGCAAGAAGAACTAGCAAACTGCAGCTTGTACAACATGAAAGACCTGAATATATAAACATAAACTGCAGGAATACATCAGACAACAAACTAATGAGAGAAATTAACCTGTACTTAATATTTGAGATTTGAGAATTACATTGCAAatcgcaaaaaaataaaaaaataaaatgttcagaAGCGTTAATAAATTACTACAAATCTATGATAGCTGGCCAGTAATTTACGTGTTTCCATTAAGAAATGATAGTTTAGAAAGCTCAATAATAAAGCATTTAATATCGTGTCAAACAATGcagccacattttttttaaaaaaaggcagtcAACCAAAAATTCTATATGAAAAATCTCTTAATAACATCCTGACCGTAGCCTGAAGAATTCAGAAAAAGGTTTTCCTTGTCAAgctattattattagatttattaACCAACCTTCACCTTAAGGTTCTGGGGTGGATTGCAATAACATAAGCAATACAAATTAAAACCAAACCATATTTTTTAGAAAGGTTTTATCAAGTGTCTTTTTCCAGtcattttgaaaacaaacaaacctcccaATTAGAACGCAGTGAATATAGATTCTGTTTAGGCATTCTAAATAtttctattttgttgttgtctAAAAGCAGGCTTCTCACACAGGTCTTCCATCTGGCAGCCATGTACTGTAGCCGACCAGTTTTTTTTAACAGATGGCATACATATTGCTTGAAGCCTGGGTCTAACACTTTGACAGGCTTGGTCTAAAATATCAGTTCAGGAGCTAACGAAATTCATTCTTGTCTATGTCTTCATGCCCAGGACCTTGATATTGGATACATTTTGTTGGACGTTTGCAGTAACAATAAGCAATATACCAAATAAAGGGTCCCAGGTCTTATTTTGTCCTGTGGCAGTGTAAAACCTATTCATTTACTCTTCAGTTGAATAATATGGAGGAAAGAAGCAGCTGATCTGTAAAATGTGCATCAGCTTCAGAGAGATGGAAGACCAATTTTTCAGAAGCAAACAATGGGTAAAGGTGCTCATAAGGAGCTACTGCAACTCAAAGTTGCGGAAACTCCTAAATATTGTATTGTGCATAACAAAGTCCCAGGTATATTGTATATGGAGTTTGTGGTTCATCAAATaattccccttcccccttctatGGCTAGGCCTAACCCTACGTTTGTCAGCTTTGCTCTGCACACAGGGCAGGGAAGAGCTTTCAAAGGTTATAACATGTATAATATGATGTCCACACTGGTCTTTTATATGGTGCAGTGAACAAGGTTATCATCACCAGAGATGTTATAATGCATTGGCAGTGGGTTGTATGTAAAATAGTGAGAAACAATACTTCACGGAAAACTGGTGTACACACAGATGATGTACAAATGTATGCTGTATAACCCGTAGGGTAACTGCTTTTCCTGATTTAGTTTAAGATTTCAGTTCATCGCCACCAAAGTCTATttggttttttattgttattaaatgCCTCTGAACTGTCCTACAGGAACTTTGCTATTAGGCTGAACGGACTAAATTATTTCTATCAGTAAGTTTAGAACATATGAGAATCagctataatttttatttatatgacAAGGAGTTCTCTAACTCGGAAGCTCTTATGCCACCAGAACTTGGCCCCATAAGAAGATACCACTTATCTTCCTCATCCTAATGTTTCTCCAGGGCATTATATATTACTAATTTGTTCTCAGGAAAACAAGGACAGTTTTCAGCTATGTAGACAACAGCAACGTCTCCCCTATTGCTGTTTCCGAGTCCTGACTGTGAGTGGAACTGATTCCAGTATCAGAGTCTGTATCATTTATGTCTAAACTAGTCACTTTGTGAAGGAGATCAGTCCCTGTAAAACTCTTGGTGGAACTTTCACTGTCCTTTGCTTGCTCCTCGTTAGGTGGGTGCCTGATTTCACTTTTGGCCTTAGCGTGCAAAGCATTAAGCTCTTCCACAATCAGTTCATactccttttccttcttttgaaGCATCAGGTCCCTATATTTTAACTCCTGCTGGATGCAGTTTAGTTGAGAATGGATCCTTAAGGCATCTTTCATGCTTTTCTCCAATTCGTTCTTGACACTTCCTACATCGGAACTCTCCATTTCCTCCTTAGGCGGTTCCTCTGTCCACATGTCTCCGTTTCTTCCAATGTCATTAACCTCTCGTTCAATTTCCGCAGAGAGCTTTTCAATAAGCTCTTTGTGGTGCTTTAGTCCTTCTTCCACTTGTAACAACCCCTCTCCTTTGCCCGAGCTTTCTGGCATCTGCTGGCTGCTGTGAGGCATGTCTGTTTCTTCTTCAGCATCACTGGATGTCGCCATTAAATAAGACTCCTGCACATAATTTCCTCCATCACCTTCAAGCTGATCTAGGTGAAATTTGGCTTCACACTGTTCGATTTCTAGATCCAGTTCCTTCATTCTGTTGATTTGCTGGTGAATGGTGTGGTCCTGAGAAAGGATCAAGTGGATGAGAGTCTCTATGTTGTCCCTCTCTTGCAGGATTCCTTCTTGTTTAAGTTTGGCCAGCTTCCGGAAGGTTTTCCTAACAATCCTCTTTTGCTTGTCCACTGGCAACATCTTCATGTAATTGGCCGGGCTCAGGTCCCAGGGTTTTTCAAGATTTGGTACGAGCTTGGCTTCAGCTGTCCTCCACAATGGAAATGGGGGGAAGGCATCTGCCTTGACCAAGACAAAGTGCAAATTTGGCTGCTCTTCCCCCCAGGCTTTCCAGAGtctcagcattttagtgagagGTGGAAGGACCCTCTCAGAACCTCTCCATTTTTCTATGATGCAGTAATCCTTGGGCTGTCCAAAAAGAAACTTCTTTTCTGCATAGGTGGCTTGATGTTCCTCAAGCAGAGCTTCAATTACTTGAGTGCAAGTTGTGCGCTTTGTCAATCCGCTAACAATTTTCTCTTCCTGACAAACCCAGACCACAATTTCTCGCTCTGTAGAACCCATCTCTTTTTCTGGTGACCTGGAATTAAAGAAAGCAAATATTATACAGAGCACTTGCTATCTCTGAAGCTTTGAACATGATATgtgttcagtggcgtagcgtgggttgtcagcacccggggcaaggcaagtaatttgcgccccctaacccgtggatttgtgccccctaaccctaacccccagatgttgcgcccggtgcggccggccccccctgcaccccccacgctacgccactgtatgtATTTGAGGTGTTTAAACTGTGGGTGGATTTCAACCTTTTAAAACCATCTtggagggtgggggtgaggaaatTCACAAGTTCAAAGAGGTTATGGCTGTGATCTGCATGCTCATTAAAGCTACTCTGTATATTAACATGCGGGAAGTAACTCTATGTTGTTTCACATTCAATTCTTTATAGATGTCCATGGTAGCTTGCTAGCTGATACAGAACaattatgtataataataataataataataataataataataataataatacatgcagcacttcctcccaaaggaatctTACAGAGGAAACTGCAGCCACCTCAGtttctgctcccagactttggaactcccttccttgaTAAGCTAGACTGGCTCTCTCCTTGCTGTCCTTTCGTCAGCATGTGAAGACATTTTTTATTCTGACAGACTTTGAGGAACTGACTGgctattttttcttaaaaaaaagcttttaataGTGTGGCACTGTTGCTAGCCGTACTTTAATAGATttgcttttgtattgttttaattttgttataGTTTAATTGCATTTTGACTATAATCTTTAGTAGGTTTCtagctttctgtgttttattcatgtttgttttaatttttgtgagccgccttgagtcctggttctgggagaaaggtaggaaatacatacatacatacatacaaccaCCAGTAGCAAGCAGGGGAAATGGGGTGGTCACCTACCCTGGGAAAACTGAATTTACCCTAGAGTGCATGGTACAGCACATAATTGACATCATCCAGACACAAGCCAGGTCTGCTCAGCCTTGCACCCCATGTCCCATGGAGCTCAGTAGGACTTGCATCTGAGTAGACAAAGTTATTTTCAGTGGAACTTTTTCTAGAGTTCCCCCATTACTCAGAACTGTATTCTGACAGTGAAAGCTGCTGTGGGAACTTTGTTGGAATGAAGGCtggaaatctttaaaataaataagtgaatACATTTGAATCCTGAACGGGCATGTACAGTGCATTGACAGCTCTTTGCTGCACTTCTTAATGCCATCCTCTTAATGCAATGCAGCAGGATGGTGCATATGTGCTGTATGTGCAAGCTTACTCCTCTCTGGATTAGTGAGGCCAATATACTCCTCTCAGGAGTAGTGCTTCAAGGTAACAAGCTTTAATTTATTATAAGGCTGACTACACatccacagggacgcgggtggcgctgtgggttaaatcacagagcctaggacttgccgatcagaaggttggtggttcgaatccccccgacggggtgagctcctgttgctcggtccctgctcctgccaacctagcagtttgaaagcacgtcaaagtgcaagtagataaataggtaccgctccagcggaaaggtaaactgcgtttctgtgcgctgctctggttcgccagaagtggcttagtcatgctggccacatgtcccgga
Coding sequences within:
- the RASSF9 gene encoding ras association domain-containing protein 9 isoform X1, producing MAPFGRNLLKTRHKNRSPEKEMGSTEREIVVWVCQEEKIVSGLTKRTTCTQVIEALLEEHQATYAEKKFLFGQPKDYCIIEKWRGSERVLPPLTKMLRLWKAWGEEQPNLHFVLVKADAFPPFPLWRTAEAKLVPNLEKPWDLSPANYMKMLPVDKQKRIVRKTFRKLAKLKQEGILQERDNIETLIHLILSQDHTIHQQINRMKELDLEIEQCEAKFHLDQLEGDGGNYVQESYLMATSSDAEEETDMPHSSQQMPESSGKGEGLLQVEEGLKHHKELIEKLSAEIEREVNDIGRNGDMWTEEPPKEEMESSDVGSVKNELEKSMKDALRIHSQLNCIQQELKYRDLMLQKKEKEYELIVEELNALHAKAKSEIRHPPNEEQAKDSESSTKSFTGTDLLHKVTSLDINDTDSDTGISSTHSQDSETAIGETLLLST
- the RASSF9 gene encoding ras association domain-containing protein 9 isoform X2; its protein translation is MGSTEREIVVWVCQEEKIVSGLTKRTTCTQVIEALLEEHQATYAEKKFLFGQPKDYCIIEKWRGSERVLPPLTKMLRLWKAWGEEQPNLHFVLVKADAFPPFPLWRTAEAKLVPNLEKPWDLSPANYMKMLPVDKQKRIVRKTFRKLAKLKQEGILQERDNIETLIHLILSQDHTIHQQINRMKELDLEIEQCEAKFHLDQLEGDGGNYVQESYLMATSSDAEEETDMPHSSQQMPESSGKGEGLLQVEEGLKHHKELIEKLSAEIEREVNDIGRNGDMWTEEPPKEEMESSDVGSVKNELEKSMKDALRIHSQLNCIQQELKYRDLMLQKKEKEYELIVEELNALHAKAKSEIRHPPNEEQAKDSESSTKSFTGTDLLHKVTSLDINDTDSDTGISSTHSQDSETAIGETLLLST